The following are encoded together in the Narcine bancroftii isolate sNarBan1 chromosome 10, sNarBan1.hap1, whole genome shotgun sequence genome:
- the tmem208 gene encoding transmembrane protein 208 isoform X3 produces MQGMAQPIFSEDNTLLDGGIDLNMEQGMAEHLKDIILLTAILQVLGCASTYFWYLWLLAPGRALYLLWVNILGPWFTAESPTNPDVSEKKQKRQERRQMKKLQ; encoded by the exons ATGCAAGGAATGGCCCAGCCTATATTCTCTGAGGACAACACTCTGCTTGATGGGGGGATTGACTTGAACATGGAGCAGGGTATGGCAGA GCATTTGAAGGACATTATTTTGCTTACTGCTATTCTGCAGGTCCTCGGCTGTGCATCCACCTACTTCTGGTACCTCTGGCTCCTA GCACCAGGGCGAGCTCTGTACCTACTGTGGGTGAACATCCTTGGACCTTGGTTTACTGCAGAATCTCCCACGAACCCAGATGTATCtgaaaagaagcagaagcggcaAGAGCGACGGCAGATGAAGAAGCTGCAGTAG